A single region of the Hippoglossus hippoglossus isolate fHipHip1 chromosome 17, fHipHip1.pri, whole genome shotgun sequence genome encodes:
- the rpl37a gene encoding 60S ribosomal protein L37a — MAKRTKKVGIVGKYGTRYGASLRKMVKKIEISQHAKYTCSFCGKTKMKRRAVGIWHCGSCRKTVAGGAWTYNTTSAVTVKSAIRRLKELKDQ; from the exons ATG GCCAAGCGCACCAAGAAGGTGGGGATCGTTGGTAAATACGGCACGCGTTACGGCGCGTCGCTGAGGAAGATGGTGAAGAAAATTGAAATCTCCCAGCACGCAAAATACACCTGCTCTTTCTGCGGCAAA AccaagatgaagaggagggctGTTGGTATCTGGCACTGTGGGTCCTGCAGGAAGACAGTGGCTGGAGGCGCCTGGACGTACAA cACAACTTCCGCTGTCACAGTCAAGTCCGCCATCAGGAGACTGAAGGAGTTGAAGGACCAGTAA